In Topomyia yanbarensis strain Yona2022 chromosome 2, ASM3024719v1, whole genome shotgun sequence, one DNA window encodes the following:
- the LOC131679393 gene encoding retinaldehyde-binding protein 1-like: MSFDLDLSPPSAELLEVARQELRETPEVRAAAIVELRKLLEAATDLYFPDDDEFLIIFLRPCHFYPESALKLMRNVAEFKKTHSDLLKDLLPVDLKNEIMNTDVVSVLKNRDQHGRRMMIVRMGSAWDPKAISEDKMFAILYTVHKLAVLEPVTQIKGVVVIYDFEGLGMKQIKGMAPSAAKRLLSFIQEAAPLRMKAVHFVKEPMLFSMVWTLMKPFVKEKLKSRMYFHGDDMKKLHKHIDADCLPANYGGTMPVLDYASKDWYPTMEKHTDDIKKFNTAGFK; the protein is encoded by the exons ATGTCGTTCGACCTTGATCTTAGTCCACCCAGTGCCGAACTGCTGGAGGTCGCCCGTCAGGAACTCCGCGAAACTCCAGAAGTTAGAGCAGCGGCCATCGTAGAGTTACGAAAGCTGTTAGAGGCTGCCACAGACCTGTATTTTCCCGACGATGATGAATTCCTGATAATTTTTCTAAGGCCTTGTCACTTCTATCCGGAAAGTGCACTGAAACTG ATGCGCAACGTAGCAGAGTTCAAAAAGACACACTCGGACCTGCTGAAGGATCTACTGCCAGTTGACTTGAAAAACGAGATCATGAACACGGACGTGGTTTCGGTGTTGAAAAACCGCGACCAGCATGGTCGCCGTATGATGATTGTACGGATGGGCAGCGCTTGGGACCCTAAGGCGATCAGCGAGGATAAAATGTTCGCCATCCTGTACACCGTTCACAAGCTGGCCGTGCTGGAACCGGTAACACAAATCAAGGGAGTAGTCGTGATCTACGATTTCGAAGGGCTCGGTATGAAACAGATTAAGGGAATGGCTCCGAGTGCGGCCAAGCGACTTCTGAGCTTCATTCAGGAGGCGGCCCCACTGCGCATGAAGGCGGTGCACTTCGTCAAGGAACCGATGCTGTTCAGCATGGTCTGGACGTTGATGAAGCCGTTCGTGAAGGAGAAGCTAAAGAGCAGG ATGTATTTCCATGGTGACGATATGAAGAAATTGCACAAACACATCGACGCGGATTGCTTGCCTGCCAATTACGGAGGAACCATGCCTGTTTTGGACTACGCATCGAAGGATTGGTATCCGACGATGGAGAAGCACACCGACGATATCAAGAAATTCAACACTGCTGGATTTAAGTAG